In Virgibacillus sp. NKC19-16, a single genomic region encodes these proteins:
- a CDS encoding aldehyde dehydrogenase family protein, translating to MRNYTKHYINGEWVESTGSETEDVINPATEEVTGRISLGTEEDLDRAVQAARDAFPSFSTTTKEYRAELLENIAKEYENRKDDLIEVITEELGSPVSMTEKVHYNMGLQHFRETAKQLRDFEFTERRGETLIAKEPIGVSGLITPWNFPTNQTSTKLAGALAAGSTVVLKPAELTPYAAVLLVEIFEKAGVPKGVFNLVNGTGSTIGNGISSHPGIDFVSFTGSGAVGQKVSENAAKTIKKVALELGGKSPLVILEDADVKKAAKTAVSNIMMNTGQVCTAATRTLIPRSMHDDFIEAVKEALPTFPVGDPNDENMVVGPLVAQKQWDRVQGYIEKGMEEGATLVAGGTGKPEGLENGYYVKPTVFTNVRNDMVIAQEEIFGPVMSIITYEDLDEAIEIANDTVYGLAGYVFGEDEEKLKKVASRLQAGRITINNAKADFSAPFGGYKESGVGREWGDYGIDEYLEVKSLLGMPS from the coding sequence ATGCGTAATTACACAAAGCACTATATCAATGGTGAATGGGTTGAATCAACTGGTTCCGAGACGGAAGATGTAATTAACCCCGCCACTGAGGAAGTTACCGGTCGTATCAGCCTAGGAACGGAGGAAGATCTAGATCGTGCTGTACAAGCAGCAAGGGATGCTTTCCCTTCATTCTCCACTACAACAAAGGAATACCGCGCAGAATTACTTGAAAATATTGCAAAAGAATACGAGAATCGCAAAGATGATCTGATTGAGGTCATTACCGAGGAGTTAGGTTCACCAGTATCCATGACGGAAAAAGTTCACTACAACATGGGACTGCAGCATTTTAGGGAAACGGCAAAACAGCTTAGAGATTTTGAGTTCACTGAAAGACGCGGAGAGACATTGATTGCAAAAGAACCAATTGGAGTCAGCGGTTTGATTACACCATGGAATTTTCCAACAAATCAAACCTCTACGAAACTAGCAGGGGCATTGGCGGCTGGAAGCACTGTTGTCCTGAAGCCTGCGGAGCTTACACCGTATGCTGCAGTTCTACTGGTGGAAATTTTTGAAAAGGCCGGTGTGCCAAAGGGTGTCTTCAATCTGGTTAATGGTACAGGATCAACGATTGGAAATGGTATCAGCTCTCATCCCGGAATTGATTTTGTATCATTTACCGGATCCGGAGCAGTTGGACAAAAAGTATCGGAAAATGCCGCGAAGACGATTAAGAAAGTTGCGCTTGAACTTGGCGGGAAATCACCACTTGTTATCCTTGAAGATGCCGATGTGAAGAAAGCTGCAAAAACAGCTGTCTCCAATATCATGATGAATACCGGTCAAGTATGTACAGCCGCAACGCGTACCTTGATTCCACGTTCGATGCATGACGATTTCATAGAAGCGGTAAAAGAGGCATTGCCTACATTCCCAGTTGGGGATCCCAATGATGAAAATATGGTGGTTGGCCCACTTGTTGCTCAGAAGCAATGGGATCGTGTCCAAGGCTATATTGAAAAAGGCATGGAAGAAGGTGCCACACTCGTCGCAGGGGGTACCGGGAAACCTGAAGGCCTGGAAAATGGTTATTATGTGAAACCTACTGTCTTCACGAATGTGAGAAATGATATGGTAATTGCCCAGGAAGAAATCTTCGGACCTGTGATGTCAATTATCACTTATGAGGATCTCGACGAAGCTATCGAAATAGCCAATGATACAGTGTACGGACTGGCTGGGTATGTATTCGGCGAGGATGAGGAGAAACTCAAGAAAGTTGCCTCACGTTTGCAAGCTGGTAGAATTACCATCAACAATGCCAAGGCAGACTTCTCCGCTCCATTTGGGGGCTATAAAGAATCCGGCGTTGGCCGTGAATGGGGAGACTACGGTATCGATGAGTATTTAGAGGTCAAATCCCTACTTGGAATGCCGTCCTAA
- a CDS encoding DMT family transporter has product MKKQKSILSKNNVIIWSLILIITLLWGYAWVLMKEVLAYMGPFTFSSFRFGIGALTLLLVVWILKIGLPPRRYWEHLIIVGILQTSIVFLLVMYGLEFVDAGKSSVLLYSMPMWSSLLAVKFLGEKITPAKMTGLLIGMLGLLTILGWDIWSGQRIEVIFGEVLIIIAAISWAIANIYYRLNVQELPKIQASAFQMFFGAVGIIIVTLFMEWGEPVVLNTHSIYYILFTGVLASALCFTVWFFIISKIDMVTATISTLLVPIFGLVFSSILLGEQMSIGVLAGSAFIIIGIIIATVTKKNPRAQ; this is encoded by the coding sequence ATGAAAAAACAAAAATCCATCCTTTCTAAAAATAACGTCATCATATGGTCGCTTATTTTAATAATTACCCTCCTCTGGGGCTATGCGTGGGTTCTGATGAAAGAGGTCCTTGCTTACATGGGGCCATTTACGTTTTCATCATTTCGATTTGGTATAGGGGCGCTCACTCTGCTGCTGGTAGTGTGGATCTTAAAAATTGGTTTACCGCCAAGACGTTACTGGGAGCATTTAATCATCGTCGGAATCCTGCAGACATCCATTGTTTTCCTGCTTGTCATGTATGGACTGGAGTTTGTGGATGCAGGGAAATCATCTGTACTCTTGTACTCCATGCCAATGTGGAGCAGTTTACTTGCGGTGAAGTTTCTTGGAGAAAAAATAACACCAGCCAAAATGACCGGATTACTGATCGGCATGCTTGGGTTGTTAACCATTTTAGGCTGGGATATTTGGTCAGGGCAACGTATCGAGGTTATCTTTGGCGAAGTCCTCATCATTATTGCTGCTATTTCCTGGGCGATAGCAAATATTTACTATCGTCTTAACGTACAGGAATTGCCAAAAATACAGGCTTCTGCCTTTCAAATGTTTTTTGGTGCCGTTGGAATCATTATTGTAACGCTTTTTATGGAATGGGGCGAGCCCGTCGTGTTAAACACACATAGTATTTATTATATTTTATTCACGGGTGTGCTTGCTTCGGCATTGTGTTTTACTGTCTGGTTTTTTATTATTAGTAAAATTGATATGGTAACTGCTACCATATCAACCTTGCTTGTACCTATCTTTGGTTTGGTCTTTAGCAGTATTCTGTTAGGTGAGCAAATGTCTATAGGTGTGTTGGCCGGTTCTGCTTTCATTATTATTGGAATTATAATAGCTACAGTTACGAAGAAAAATCCTCGTGCCCAGTAA
- a CDS encoding agmatinase family protein has product MSQDKIYGNTPCYLGGKKVTLKDDSTNDKDVLIYGVPWEGAVTWGDYTGAELGPKVIRLNSARYSGYLPELNDMDVLEHYDIGDLGDVDVVPADTIETMRRIENFASDVWKTDKFPVAFGGDHGITYPIVKALSEEIDGQVGIIHLDAHYDNHPDYDGDLYARSTPFHRIYESESVRNESIVHMGIHGPRNKPETGKYAKEVGATTISVREIRKSGNENDLPALARKAYDIASEGTEAVYLSICSDVLDFAFNPGGPVDGNGVTSFELLELVHEFAKLGIRGMDYVEVYPQQDTNDNSSHFVTYAVLYALAGNILRENDK; this is encoded by the coding sequence ATGAGTCAGGACAAAATTTATGGTAATACACCTTGTTATTTAGGAGGCAAGAAAGTTACTCTGAAAGATGACAGTACAAACGATAAAGACGTGTTGATATATGGGGTTCCTTGGGAAGGAGCTGTAACGTGGGGCGATTATACGGGCGCTGAGTTGGGTCCAAAAGTGATTCGCTTGAACTCGGCTCGTTATTCGGGATATTTGCCAGAATTGAATGATATGGATGTATTAGAGCATTATGACATTGGAGATTTAGGCGATGTCGATGTGGTTCCAGCAGATACCATTGAAACAATGCGGCGGATTGAAAATTTTGCTAGTGATGTGTGGAAAACGGATAAATTCCCTGTTGCATTTGGTGGGGATCATGGTATAACGTATCCGATTGTGAAGGCCTTAAGTGAAGAGATTGACGGTCAGGTGGGAATCATTCATTTGGATGCCCACTATGATAATCATCCGGATTATGATGGTGATTTATACGCGCGTAGCACGCCATTCCACCGTATTTATGAAAGCGAAAGTGTACGCAATGAAAGTATTGTCCATATGGGTATTCATGGCCCACGCAATAAGCCTGAAACGGGAAAATATGCAAAAGAGGTTGGCGCAACAACGATTTCGGTAAGGGAGATCCGTAAATCCGGCAATGAAAATGACTTACCAGCGTTAGCCCGTAAAGCATATGATATCGCCAGTGAGGGAACAGAAGCTGTTTATTTAAGTATTTGCAGTGATGTACTTGATTTTGCCTTTAATCCAGGTGGTCCGGTTGATGGTAACGGGGTAACATCTTTTGAACTGCTTGAGCTTGTTCATGAATTTGCCAAACTCGGTATCCGCGGAATGGATTATGTGGAGGTTTACCCACAACAAGATACAAACGATAACTCCTCGCATTTTGTTACATATGCTGTACTTTATGCATTGGCTGGGAACATTTTGCGGGAGAATGATAAATAA
- a CDS encoding carbohydrate ABC transporter permease gives MKRSVGEILGKTGIRIPLILWTIAVLYPIFWMFLGSFKSNAEIYRNPWGIPESFDVQNFADAWTNYNIDTSVFNSLIVTVIGAILTLVLAIPTAYAIERLKFRGSNFLFILYVSAMMIPMVLGWIPLFFLLMEFNMLDNIFGLAIVYAVSQLPFTIFVLTSFLSTIPKSLEEAAAIDGMSPYGILLKIITPLSMSGIITVTIMNSIQFWNEYFMALIFLQSSENYTLALAIDFISSEAQYTNAWGTLFASLVIAIVPVIVLYAIFQRRISKGMTEGAIKG, from the coding sequence ATGAAACGCAGTGTAGGTGAAATCCTGGGAAAAACAGGGATACGGATTCCGCTTATCCTCTGGACAATAGCAGTATTATATCCAATCTTCTGGATGTTTCTTGGGTCTTTCAAATCGAATGCAGAAATCTATAGAAATCCCTGGGGCATCCCTGAATCATTTGACGTGCAAAATTTTGCCGATGCGTGGACAAATTATAATATTGATACAAGCGTTTTTAATAGTTTAATCGTGACGGTAATTGGTGCAATTTTAACATTGGTGCTTGCGATTCCAACGGCATATGCCATTGAGCGACTGAAGTTTCGTGGGAGTAATTTTCTATTCATTTTATATGTTTCAGCAATGATGATTCCCATGGTACTTGGTTGGATTCCGTTATTTTTCTTATTGATGGAATTTAACATGCTTGATAATATATTCGGGCTGGCAATTGTTTATGCCGTTAGTCAGCTGCCATTCACGATATTCGTACTGACGAGTTTTTTGAGTACCATTCCGAAATCTTTAGAAGAGGCTGCTGCAATAGATGGAATGTCACCGTATGGCATATTGTTAAAAATTATAACTCCCTTGAGTATGTCAGGGATTATTACGGTAACGATTATGAATAGCATTCAGTTCTGGAATGAATATTTCATGGCATTGATTTTCTTGCAAAGCAGTGAGAACTACACACTGGCTCTGGCGATTGACTTCATCAGCAGTGAAGCCCAGTATACGAATGCCTGGGGGACATTATTTGCGAGTCTTGTTATAGCAATTGTACCTGTGATCGTTCTTTATGCGATATTCCAGCGGCGGATTTCGAAGGGGATGACGGAAGGTGCGATTAAGGGGTAA
- a CDS encoding carbohydrate ABC transporter permease: protein MVQSKKQKYTFLAFCLVPTFIMFAIFTLYPLFSGLYYSFFDFSGSSQNMEFIGLDNYIHLINDAIIPNTIIHDYFLVVTKVIGIMIMAMFFAVALTQLKIKEAPFYRIVFFFPNIMSVVVIGILWTFVYNPDLGLVNSGLEFLGLEALARPWLGSETWALPSLVLPSIWAGIGLFLLMLMGGIANISKSYYEAAEIDGASQWQQFWKVTLPLVWPQVKISVLYIVITTLNGSFILVQVMTGGGPNNATHVMGSYLYQQAFVQYNFGYGATIGVMILVLSLITVLILQLLMRRDKVEY from the coding sequence ATGGTACAATCTAAAAAGCAAAAATATACGTTTTTGGCCTTTTGTTTAGTTCCTACTTTTATTATGTTTGCTATTTTTACACTTTATCCTCTGTTTAGCGGTTTGTACTATTCCTTCTTTGATTTCTCAGGTTCGTCACAGAACATGGAATTCATTGGATTAGATAATTACATACATTTAATTAATGATGCAATCATTCCGAATACGATTATTCATGATTATTTCCTTGTGGTTACAAAGGTTATTGGCATTATGATCATGGCGATGTTCTTTGCTGTTGCTTTAACACAATTGAAAATAAAAGAGGCGCCATTTTATCGGATTGTATTCTTTTTCCCGAATATAATGTCTGTTGTCGTTATTGGGATACTCTGGACGTTTGTTTATAACCCGGATTTGGGACTGGTTAATTCTGGTCTGGAATTTCTGGGACTTGAAGCTTTAGCAAGACCTTGGCTGGGAAGTGAAACATGGGCACTTCCGAGTCTTGTTTTACCATCTATATGGGCTGGTATCGGATTATTTTTATTAATGCTTATGGGGGGAATTGCCAATATATCAAAAAGTTATTATGAAGCGGCTGAAATAGACGGGGCCTCGCAGTGGCAGCAATTCTGGAAGGTAACTTTGCCGTTAGTATGGCCACAGGTGAAAATTTCTGTGCTTTATATCGTAATCACAACATTGAATGGTTCCTTTATCTTGGTACAAGTGATGACAGGTGGCGGGCCGAACAATGCTACACACGTAATGGGTTCTTATCTTTATCAGCAAGCATTCGTGCAATATAACTTCGGCTACGGAGCGACAATTGGTGTAATGATTTTAGTCCTTTCATTAATTACCGTGCTAATTTTACAATTGCTCATGCGAAGAGACAAAGTAGAATACTAA
- a CDS encoding ABC transporter substrate-binding protein → MKKLFKGRALFLLLAVLLLALMAACSSDDEETSATEESGESDEASEGETSGDGEISGELEIQYFVGGYGDSWWKEVIADFQEEYPDVSITEHAGPNINDEMRTRWVSGDPPDVVYIDGAGSSETQMVEDGQLMNLTEWAEGIELENGDALLDSFIVEPGKFDGEIYSLPLVFDAWGTWYDKALFEEKGYEVPTDFESFMSSMEEIKNAEGIDPFVTSGEHPYYFLRGMLYPAFGAAGGDELLADLITGAEGAWSSDVVLETMKKVEQMQQEGMFDSGLGALNHTQSQMNFLLGDNAFIPVGFWLPNEMESDVPEGYEYGFIPSPMQDAGEPYAIVPDLRPLAIAEEAENPDAAKAFVEFAFSREYAMSFSEHTGAIMNVSGVDLTENENVPSYLIDANAMINDPEQVQIYEKPHPMSADLETPIGNALMSLMLGNMTAEEFVEEAEAAAADYRQ, encoded by the coding sequence TTGAAAAAATTATTTAAAGGACGTGCATTGTTTCTATTGTTAGCTGTTCTGCTGCTAGCTCTAATGGCTGCCTGTTCATCAGATGATGAAGAAACATCTGCGACTGAGGAATCAGGTGAGTCAGATGAGGCGTCAGAAGGGGAGACGAGCGGTGATGGGGAAATTTCGGGTGAGCTTGAAATACAATATTTTGTCGGTGGTTATGGAGATTCCTGGTGGAAAGAAGTGATTGCTGACTTCCAGGAGGAGTATCCGGATGTAAGCATTACAGAACATGCTGGTCCAAATATTAATGATGAGATGCGCACACGCTGGGTTTCCGGAGATCCGCCTGATGTTGTGTATATTGACGGTGCAGGATCAAGTGAAACGCAGATGGTGGAAGATGGCCAATTGATGAACTTAACAGAATGGGCAGAAGGTATCGAACTTGAAAATGGTGACGCACTATTAGATAGCTTTATTGTGGAACCTGGGAAATTTGATGGGGAAATTTATTCCCTGCCTTTGGTGTTTGACGCTTGGGGCACTTGGTATGATAAAGCATTATTTGAAGAAAAAGGGTATGAGGTACCGACTGATTTTGAAAGCTTCATGAGTTCTATGGAAGAAATTAAAAATGCGGAAGGGATCGATCCATTTGTAACAAGTGGAGAACATCCTTATTACTTCTTGCGTGGCATGCTTTATCCTGCATTTGGCGCGGCTGGTGGCGATGAATTGCTGGCAGATCTAATTACAGGTGCAGAAGGTGCTTGGTCGAGTGATGTGGTACTGGAGACGATGAAAAAGGTGGAACAAATGCAACAGGAAGGTATGTTTGATTCAGGGTTAGGTGCATTAAACCATACACAATCCCAAATGAATTTCTTGCTTGGTGATAATGCTTTTATACCGGTTGGTTTCTGGTTGCCAAATGAAATGGAGAGTGATGTTCCTGAAGGATATGAATATGGATTTATTCCGTCACCTATGCAAGATGCTGGTGAGCCATATGCAATCGTTCCGGATTTACGTCCATTAGCAATCGCAGAAGAGGCTGAAAACCCGGATGCTGCTAAGGCTTTTGTAGAGTTTGCCTTTTCCAGAGAGTATGCGATGTCATTCTCCGAACATACGGGAGCAATTATGAACGTTTCTGGAGTGGACTTAACAGAAAATGAAAATGTTCCTTCTTATTTAATAGACGCAAACGCGATGATTAACGATCCGGAGCAAGTACAAATCTACGAAAAACCACATCCAATGAGTGCGGATTTGGAGACTCCAATTGGCAATGCCTTAATGTCTCTCATGTTAGGTAACATGACGGCAGAAGAGTTTGTGGAAGAAGCGGAAGCCGCTGCAGCTGACTACCGGCAGTAA
- a CDS encoding FIMAH domain-containing protein, which translates to MRDNYLIYTESGEGDEVSATDIKTLVEDFEEAGEFTNNENAAHSLKLHLTAVEHFENQEAAEKVVNHMNSFKLLLDHQKDNEFISVNAYHTLQAEADALIAKWE; encoded by the coding sequence GTGCGCGACAATTATCTAATCTACACCGAATCTGGTGAAGGTGATGAAGTAAGTGCAACAGACATAAAGACACTTGTAGAAGATTTCGAGGAAGCGGGAGAATTCACAAATAATGAGAACGCTGCTCATTCACTAAAACTGCATTTAACGGCGGTGGAGCACTTTGAAAATCAAGAAGCTGCAGAAAAAGTCGTCAATCACATGAATAGTTTCAAACTATTACTCGACCATCAGAAAGATAATGAATTTATTTCAGTAAATGCTTACCATACGCTTCAAGCAGAAGCAGATGCTTTGATAGCGAAGTGGGAATAA